One segment of Streptomyces sp. XD-27 DNA contains the following:
- a CDS encoding PepSY domain-containing protein — translation MAPMAPLAQSNPPHASSSRRALRRWSAGCASVAAAAAALVAGTPATAYAAGYISVYTAAHIGEHKVGGKAIAAELEYEAVRGREAEGKRYVWEVEVQRRDGVWEAIIDAHSGVVLSVEKENEDEEDDRLGTGAQVPQGARPQAPAGQVAQGGRLQAPAGQVPQGTRLQAPAPQASLPQAPVLRPALPQVPVLRAAVSQVSGT, via the coding sequence ATGGCCCCCATGGCCCCCTTGGCCCAGTCGAACCCTCCGCACGCGTCCTCTTCCCGCCGCGCGCTCCGCCGCTGGAGTGCCGGCTGCGCGAGCGTCGCCGCCGCCGCGGCGGCGCTGGTGGCCGGCACCCCGGCGACCGCGTACGCCGCCGGATACATCTCGGTCTACACCGCCGCCCATATCGGCGAGCACAAGGTCGGCGGCAAGGCGATCGCGGCGGAGCTGGAGTACGAGGCGGTCAGGGGCAGGGAGGCCGAAGGGAAGCGCTATGTCTGGGAGGTGGAGGTCCAGCGGCGCGACGGGGTGTGGGAGGCCATCATCGATGCCCACAGCGGCGTCGTGCTGAGCGTGGAGAAGGAGAACGAGGACGAGGAGGACGACCGGCTGGGCACCGGGGCCCAGGTCCCGCAAGGCGCTCGGCCGCAGGCCCCGGCGGGTCAGGTCGCGCAGGGCGGTCGGCTCCAGGCCCCGGCGGGCCAGGTCCCGCAAGGAACCCGGCTCCAAGCCCCCGCGCCGCAGGCTTCCCTGCCCCAGGCGCCCGTGCTCCGGCCGGCCCTGCCGCAGGTGCCCGTGCTCCGGGCCGCCGT